In a genomic window of Diadema setosum chromosome 3, eeDiaSeto1, whole genome shotgun sequence:
- the LOC140246938 gene encoding E3 ubiquitin-protein ligase TRIM45-like, giving the protein MVAANSMATFHDVISQNLECPVCLMHFNEPKLLVCSHTFCKDCLERIFQTQSDQPTITCPVCRKETPLPSGGVGKLQTNIPLSSLVEKVKTKNICSTCTVCDTEEKTPAESYCLDCGKCMCKSCQKSNSTWKALSNHEVVPMSEMLSGKVRKVRRKCKKHPNDDEDCFCIRCREYVCCKCGVLEHLQDGHQLEGAAIHEEKFLKNIEELRERFKSKKATFENYAELIATQRNKITKMLRRLNDDIDKTYEECIQILSDRRDSLKCKLKGWSEKFERELYHMDEESRQTISHMNAMEELVTNSMKVPLEKDALFAHDTLCENLESILGRDDPDFQLPRDVTDRAQKISFRKHVEVNELCLGELEEFESGEIAFSSAGRLYIFYVA; this is encoded by the exons GCAAACAGCATGGCAACGTTTCATGACGTCATCAGCCAGAATCTGGAGTGTCCTGTTTGTCTAATGCACTTCAACGAACCTAAGTTACTGGTATGTTCCCATACCTTCTGCAAAGACTGCTTGGAACGTATCTTTCAAACTCAGTCCGATCAACCAACTATTACATGTCCTGTGTGCAGGAAAGAAACGCCCTTACCCAGTGGAGGTGTGGGGAAGTTACAAACCAACATACCGCTGAGTTCTCttgtggaaaaagtgaaaaccAAGAATATCTGTTCAACATGTACAGTTTGTGACACGGAGGAAAAAACACCTGCAGAGTCTTACTGTCTGGATTGTGGGAAATGTATGTGTAAATCGTGTCAGAAATCGAACTCCACTTGGAAAGCGCTCTCcaaccacgaagtggtgcccaTGAGCGAGATGCTCTCGGGAAAAGTTCGTAAGGTGAGACGAAAGTGTAAGAAACATCCGAATGATGATGAGGACTGTTTCTGCATTCGATGTCGGGAGTACGTTTGCTGTAAATGCGGCGTGTTGGAGCATTTGCAAGACGGCCATCAGCTGGAAGGGGCAGCCATCCATGAGgagaaatttttgaaaaatatcgAGGAGTTGAGAGAAAGATTTAAATCAAAGAAAGCAACCTTTGAAAACTATGCGGAGCTCATAGCCACACAACGCAATAAAATAACGAAAATGTTGAGAAGGCTCAATGATGACATTGACAAGACATACGAAGAATGCATTCAAATATTGTCAGACAGAAGAGACTCCCTGAAATGTAAACTCAAAGGTTGGTCCGAGAAATTCGAGAGGGAATTATATCACATGGATGAAGAGAGTCGGCAAACAATCAGTCACATGAACGCAATGGAAGAGCTGGTAACTAACAGCATGAAGGTACCTCTAGAGAAAGACGCCTTATTTGCACACGACACGCTGTGTGAGAACTTGGAGAGCATTCTGGGACGAGATGATCCTGACTTCCAATTACCAAGAGATGTGACAGATCGAGCTCAGAAAATTTCATTCCGTAAACACGtggaggtcaatgaactttgtctTGGAGAGCTGGAAG AGTTTGAGAGTGGTGAGATAGCCTTCAGCTCCGCAGGCAGACTCTATATTTTTTACGTTGCATAA